In uncultured Desulfuromonas sp., the genomic stretch CTCTGTCCCGCCAGAAAACAGACTGTCGCGTTCTGGCAATCAACTGGGGGCCTTGGGACGGCGGCATGGTCACACCGGCCCTGAAAAAGATCTTTGCCGATGAGGGCATAGATGTAATCGACCTGGCTGCGGGTTCCCGCTATCTGTTACAAGAGCTGAACCGCCAGGATGGCCAGGTTGAGATTGTGATCCTCGGTGATCGCAAAACACCCCGCGATGATGACGATGAGAAAGCGGAAACATCGGTTGATCTGAGTGCCGGCCCGATTACCGAATGCTATCCAGAGCTGGCCTTGACGCTTCAGGTCAGCCCCCAATCGATGGCCGTGCTGCAAGATCATGTCATTGATGGCATGGCGGTTGTACCAACGGCGTTGATTATTGAATGGATGGCCCATGGTGCCATGCACAATTATCCCGGCATGCAGTTTATCGGCTTTGACAACCTGCGGATTTTCAAAGGAATTCGCCTGACAGCAGACGAAGAATACGATGTGGAGTTGCGTAATCAACAGGGCCGCTTCGAAGAGGACCTGTTGCGTATCCCCATGCAAATTGTTGCGGCCAACTCCAAGCGGGTTCACGCCAGTGGCGATATTCTGCTGTCTTCGTTTCGTGAATTGACACCGCCGACCATAACACAGGTCTCCGTCAAGAGGGATCAGGCTCAATCTCACCAGCAGATTTACGCTTCGGGCCAGCTGTTCCACGGCACGCTTCTCCAAGGAATCCAACAGATAACGGGAGAAGGGCCGGAAGGGATCGTCGGTGTTGCCGAATCAGCCCCCTCGCCGCAACAATGGGTGGCGTCACCCTTGCGTTATGACTGGTTGACCGACCCGATGGTCCTTGATAGCAGCTTTCAAATGATGATTTTGTGGTGTTTTGCAGAGAAAAAACAGGGCTCATTGCCGATGTTCGCCGGGCACTATCGCCAATACCGTGAATCCTTTGGCACAACCCCGATCCACATTCAGTGTCGGGTGGTCAAGCAAAGCGGTCAGGTGATCGAAGCCGATATCGACTTTATCGACGCGAATACACGAGAGGTCGTCGCCCGGCTTGAAGGTTATCAATGCACCATGACGCCGACCCTGGAACAGTCCTTTGCCAATAACACCTTACTCTAACACGCTGTTGAAAATCCCTTAATGGGGCTTCATTTCAAGATTGTTCTCATAAAAAGCCCGGGTTTATCCGGGCTTTTTGATTGGATGTCCGTGCTATGAAAACATCTCACCGTTGCTTGCCGTGTTTTATTGAACAAACCCTGAGTGTGCTGCGCATGACCGCGGCAACACCACAACAGACCGAAACGGTTCTGCGTCAGGCCTTGTCCCTGCTCAGTCAAATCGATTTTGACGCCACACCGCCACAGACCGCCCGCCTGCTGCACGCGCTCATCCGTGAGAAATTAGACCACCCGGATCCCTACGCCGACGAAAAAAGGCGTTATCAGACACTGGCCCTGCAACTCTATCCCCAGCTCCAACAACAGGTGAAAGAGAGTGTCGACCCGCTGGTGACGGCTTTAAAGCTATCCATTGCCGGAAACAGCATTGATCATGGAGTGTATCACGCCATGGATGAGGCGCGCGCTCTGCAGGCCATCGATAGCGCCCTGCATCTGCCCCTGGTCGGTGATGTAGAATGGCTGCGTCGCGAAATTAACGCGGCTGAGTCGATTCTGTTTTTGGCCGACAATGCCGGCGAAATCGTCCTGGATCGTCTGCTCATCGAGCAGATGCCGTTGCACAAAACAACTGTCGTGGTTCGCGGCAAACCAATTATCAACGACGCACTGTACGCCGAAGCCCGTCAGGCGGGTTTAACAGAAATTGTTCGCGTCATGGACAACGGTGACAACACTCCCGGCACCGACCTGCTCCAGTGCCGACCGGAAGTGTGCAACGCGTTCGATACGGCCGACCTGATCCTTGCCAAGGGACAGGGAAATTACGAGACACTCAGCGACACAGATGCCAATATTGTCTTTCTCCTCAAAGCCAAGTGTCCGGTGGTCGCAGAACATATTGGTTGCCAGCTCAACGATGCTCTAATCTTGCCGCGACAACATTGTTAAATCGTATTATCTATATTGACAAAAATTAACAGCCTCTATAACATCCCCACCACCATAAGACTCACCCATGTAAGATATAGGCAAAACCGAAGCGATTCGGTGACGCAAAGCCACGGGTCCACAACTGGATCGCCGGGTTGCTCAATAGGTGGAGCTCTCTCATCACTGTGATAAACAGACACTGACTTCAATGGCTGGCGTCCTGTTTCTTTCACACGCCCTTTGCGTCTTGCCCTATCAACGATAACCACGTGTTGCCTTTGACAGGAGCAGTGACCATGGCTCATCATCCATGTCGCGAAAATGACATCTGTCCGATCGGAAAAGGCGCCTGCCCAGGCGTATGCATCTTTGCCGATATTTTTGAAGACATCAATCTGGGAATAATGGTCTTTGACCTGGAACATGAAAAAATCGCTTTTTGCAACCCTGCTGCCGAAAAACTGCTTACACCACAGCTCAATATTGAGGATTATCTGTCCCTCAAAGAACACCTGTTTAAAGATCTTGCGGACGACCTTCCGCTAAGTGCGCCCGTTTCATCGTCTTTTCAATTCTATAACAAAGTACTGGGTTATTCGGTTTACCCAATCTCCGCCAACCGCTTTTTGTGGGTGTTTATTCAGGACATCACGGAAAAGATACGCCTGGAATCCATCTCTGATGCCGTGAACACCATGGATAATCTTGGCTATGTCTTTTCCGGAATTCGCCATGAAATCGGTAATCCGATCAATTCAGCCAAGATGGCCCTGAGTGTTCTCAAAGATAATTTTGCCACTTTTCCAATGACACGGTTCTCGAATTTATCGACCGTTCTCTGGACGAACTGAAGCGGGTGGAATTTCTGCTGAAAAGCTTACGTAATATCAACATGTACGAAACCCCGGATCTGTCCCATATCAATCTGTCCCATTTCCTGGACAACTTTATCTCCTTGGCGTGGTCTGACTTCTCAGACAAGGGGATCTGCATCAACACCGATTTTCACCTTAAGGCCAAATGGGCCTATGTCGATCCACGCCCCTTGCAACAGGTGCTATTAAATATTTTCACCAATGCTGCCGATGCCCTTGAAAACAGGGAGCCCAAAACCATTGAGCTGTGTACCCGCCTCAATCACGGTTTTATCTGGATTCATATTACCGATTCAGGGTGCGGTATTGCTGAAAAAGAGCTCAACAATCTGTTCAAACCATTCTTTACCCTCAAACCACAGGGCACCGGACTGGGCCTGGTTATTTGTCGCAAAATGCTGGCGCGGATGAACTGCACCATCGAAATCACCAGTGAAGAAAACATCGGGACCACCGTGTCAATTTCAATTCCGGAGGGTTGCAGTGACACCTTGCTCGGCTAAAAAAAATCTGTTGATCATTGATGATGACGAATTGTTCTGTGATGCGGTGAAAATCGGCCTGCACAGTGCCGACCTGGCCATTCACGTTGCCCACAAGGGACAGGATGGTTTGGCGTTCTGTAAAAAGAACCACGTGGATATCATCCTGTTGGACCAAAAATTACCCGACGGTGAAGGACGCAATTTCTGCCCGCAATTGCTTCAGGTCAACGATCAGGTCAAAATCATTTTTATCACAGCCTACCCCAGCTTTGACAATGCCGTCAGGGGAATACAGGTCGGAGCGCATGACTACCTGTCCAAACCTTTTGAACTGGAGGAACTTCGTCTGACCATTGACCAGATGTTTCACACCCAGAAGCTGGAAAGAAACGTTGCCCTGCAACATTACAAGCGCCATCGTGAGCACAGTGATACCGTTCTGATCAGCCACGGCGGATTAAATGACACCCAGGATGTTGTCCATCGGGCCGCACAGAGTCAGGCGCCGGTCATCATTACCGGAGAAACCGGCACTGGAAAGAATGTTGTCGCCAAATACATCCACTTTCACAGTCAACGTAGCGATAACGGTTTTCTCAACATCAATTGTGCAGCCCTGCCGGAAAATCTCATCGAGGCGGAACTGTTCGGCACCACCAAAGGAGCGTTTACCGGTGCAACCGAAACCCGTAAAGGGATTTTTGAAATAGCCGATGGCGGCACCTTGCTGCTTGATGAAATCGGCGAAATGCCTCTACACCTGCAAACCAAATTGCTGAGCGTTCTCGAAGAGGGGCAGATCAGGAAACTGGGCAGCCACAGTGTTAAACCGGTAGATGTGCGGATTATCGCCGCCACCAACCGTGATCTTGAGCAGGCGGTCAAAGAGAATCGTTTTCGTGAAGACCTCTATTTTCGCCTGAATGTCTTACGTATTCATGTGCCGCCGTTACGCCAACGACAACAGGATATCCCTGATCTTTGCCGTCATTTTTTGCAGAAAATCCCTGATGCGACCCACATGGTTCTCCCCGAACAGGAACTCGATCAATTGAGCCACTACCATTGGCCGGGCAATGTCCGTGAACTGAAAAACATCATTGAGCGGGCTGTCATCTTCCAGCGTCAGGGGACCATCTATCCTTCACAACTTCTTCAGACCACCCAGGAGAGTTCAGCACCCTCTTCGGCTGCGGTCTATCTGCCTCTGGAGGATGTGACCCGGCACCACATTCTCCAGGTACTTGATGCCCATCAGGGCAACCAGACTCAAACCGCTACCGTTCTCGGCATCTCTTTATCAACGTTGAAGCGCCGCTTAAAACAGTACGACACCCGTTCAATCTGACCTACCCGTTCAAATTGACCCGGTCACTTTGATCTCCCTATCTTTCCAACACGCCAAAGTAAAACCATAACTAACTGTTATAAAAGGACTAAATAGCGATTCACAGTTGTGGCACAGCGGTTGCTCTACTTTGAGGTCAAACTCAAACCGTAGAGGAGCCCATGAAACAGATCCTCATCGTTGACGATGAAAAGAAATTTCTGCTCAGCCTGACCGAAGGACTTAAATCACGCCTTAACGACGTCAAGGTCTTTACCGCCCATAACGGTAAAGAGGCGTTGGAAGTTTTGAAGTCCACGACTGTCGATTTATTGGTCACAGATCTGAAGATGCCGATCATGGATGGCTTTGAATTATTGGCCATCATGAGCACACATTTCGCATCGACACCGGTCATTGTAATGACCGCATTCGGCACGCCGCATATTGAAAAACACATCCGTCAATTCGGCTCCGTCTAATATCTGGAAAAACCCACAGAACTTTCGGTCATGGCGAATAAAATCCGCCAGACATTGGCAGATAAAGCGCAGGGTTTTGTCCAGGGGATCACCCTGCCCACCTTTGCCCAGCTCATGGAACTTGAAAAAAAGAGCTGCACATTGCGGATCAAACAGGGGGACAAAATCGGCCAGCTTTATTTTCATCAAGGCGATCTGATTGATGCCACGTGCAACGGCCAAAATGGTGGTGAAGCGGCCTATGCCATTTTTAGCTGGAAGGATGTGGTGATCGAGATGCAACCCGCCGATCACCAACGGCACCATTGTATCACCACCAAATTAAGTCATCTTCTCCTTGATGCGTTGCGTCAGGAAGATGAAAAAAAGACCCCTCAAGATGAACAAACTAACGATAGCGTCGCGTTGGACCCATGCGGACCACAACCTGACACAATCCCCGGTAACCAACCGGACACTAACACCCCAACCAAGGAGATCAATATCATGACTGTTCAAGAGAAACTCAAAGAATTCAATCAAGTCGAAGGATTTGCCGGTGTCGGCGTTTTCACACCCTCCGGCGAATCACTGGCGCTGCTGACCTCGGAGGCCAAAGGCAACATGAAGGAAATTGGTGTTCTGGCCAACAATCTGCTGATGACCGCACAAAAAGCCACCATGGAAATGGGCATTGGGCTGGGCCAACTGGTTCACATCGAATCAGAACATGCCCATATCTTTGCCTGTTGCTTCAACGAAGGCAGCGACCCGTTAAAATCACAGCCGGGTAAAGCCCACATTCACCTGGTTCTGGTCCTATCGTCGGATTCAGGCGTCGGCATGGCTAAACTGAAAATCGAAAAATTGACCAAAGTGATCGCTGAAGATTTCCGCATCTGATCTCAGTAAAAAAGGCCACAGTGCAAATCGTTGCACTGTGGCCTTAAGTCATTTTTACTCTCTTCGAACAGCCGTTAAAAGGCTCCTTCCCGCTCCAGGACCGAATAGATCTCTTCGGCCATCACCCGATAACCACGGGCATTGAGGTGGATGGTGTCCGACTTGTACGATGGTGTACGCAACAGATCAGAGATCATATCATCAATCAACACCACCTGATACTTTTCCGCCAGTTCCCGGTACAGCGGGGCCTGTTCAGAAAACAGATTCTTTTCGGGGACCGCGATTAACACCACTTGCACACCCTGGTTCTGGGCATATTCGATCATGGTGGCGAGATAATTCCGGGTTTGAGTCAGGTTGTGATTGCGCAAAATGTCATTGCCGCCTTCAAGCAAAATCAGCAACTCCGGTTCCGTATCGGCCAGAACCTTCGGCAGCCGCTTTGCCCCCTCGTCCGTCGTTTCTCCTGAGATCCCGGCATTGATCACCTCACGCCCGGTAAGCTGTTGCAGCACGCTGGGGTAACTGTCGGAACGATTGGCGCCAACCCCGACAGTCAGACTGTCACCAAAAGCGACAATCACCCCGTCTGGTGAAACTTCAGAAAGATGAGAGCGGTGACAGCCCGACAGCAGGCTAAGGGTCATCACCACCCCCAATAACCATGTCACAGTATGTCGTTTCACATTCAACCTCATGATTTCAGTTGCCTTTTCAATTTCTGATTAGCGTTAATCTTCAGCCGAGGGGTGACATGATTTGTCATGAGCCTGAGTTATGATCTTCTGGAACCCCAAAAAAAGAGGTCACCATGAAGATGAATCGCATACAGTTTCAAGCAGGCTTGAGCCTGAACGAATTTCTAAGCAAATTCGGAACCGAAGAGCAATGTCAATCAGCTCTCGAAAAAGCCCGTTGGCCCAACGGATTTGTTTGCCCAATTTGCCACAGTGAAAGCTATTGCAAAGTAAAGCATGGTCGAGTCAAAATTTTCCAGTGCAACTGTTGCCATAAACAGGTGACATTAACCGGTGGGACGATCTTTCACTCAACTAAATTGCCGCTGACCATCTGGTTTCAAGCGCTGTTTTTCCTGACTCAGACGAAAACCAGCCTCTCAACTTTGGAATTGATGCGCCGGATCGGAGTCTGTTACCGTACGGCTTGGCGGCTTAAGCACAAGCTCATGCTCATGCTCATGCAAGTTATGCATGAGCGCGAAAGCACCACCAAGCTTGCTGATCGTGTTGAAATTGACGATGCCTATCTGGGCGGTGAGCGCACCGGGGGCAAGGTCGGACGGGGATCTGAAAACAAGATCCCTTTTATCGCGGCCATCGAGACAAATTCTCAAGGCCATCCAAAGAGAGCAGTGTTTACTCCAGTTAAAACGTTCAGCCGTGCTGAAATAAAAGTTTGGGCTCAGCAGTTTTTGAACGTTTCAGCGACCGTGGTTTCTGACGGGCTGGCCTGCTTCCGGGCCGTTGAAACCGTGGGCTGTAGACATCGACCTGAAATTGTCGGATCGCAGCGCAAAAGCACTCAAATGGGTTGCTTTCACTGGGTCAATACCATTCTAGGCAATCTGAAGACGTCAATCGATGGAAATTATCATGGCTTCAAGTTTGGTAAATATGCCCATCGTTATCTGTCTGAGGTGCAGTATCGTTTTAATCGTCGCTTTGACTTAGCCAGTATTCTACCGCGGCTGTTGTTTGCGGGATGCCAAACCAGCCCTCGATCTGAGCGCTGGCTCAGATTGGCTGACGATTAGCGCTAATCAGGTTTCAATTTGACCACCATGCTACGGCGCTTTTCGCGACAGGTCAACATTACAAAAACACAACAAACTATTCCCACCAAACAGTCGACAAGAAACACACGGTTTTTCGGCTATTTTTACGGAGTCGCATTTTGAAAAAAATGATACTAATCCTAGTTGTTATTGCAGCGGTTTGGCTGCCAATGTTCTCGTTTGCTGCATCGTCTATCGTTGTTGAAAACATTGACCGCCACCATACTCTGACAGTTGTGATTGATGGTTTTCACCATAAACAGGTACGTCTCTACGGCATTGATATTCCAGATGAAGACCAACCTTTTGGCGTGGCCGCAACCCACCGTTTGAAACAGCTCACCCGCCAGCCGTTTCAGCTCAAAACCATTCGTCAGGATGAACAGGGCCGAGCCATTGCCCTGCTTACTCTCACATCTGGCCATTCAATCAATGGACAAATGGTTGCCCAAGGTTATGCGTGGGTGGATAACAAGCAGTACCGCAAAGAGATCTGTTCGGAGTGGGTGGATGCACAGATTGACGCCAAACAAAAAAAGATCGGACTGTGGTCACAACACAATCCGCTCCCGCCCTGGCAATGGCGCAAGAAACAACACTGACCCGACTCAAAACATGCCGCTGCGCGGACATTCGTTCTCCAGGATAAAAAAGCCCTTGTGCTACCGCTCCGATTAGAGTAGCAACCATCACCGTGCGTAAGAGCAACAAACATATCTTTTCCACCCTGGACCTGATCCTTATGCTGTTTATAGATGACCTCCGACATTCGCGGAGACGTCGGCATTAAGATCTACAGCGAATATTTTGAGACGTTCGTGGAACTTGGCGAACAGGTGGAGCACGTCATGACCACCATCCCCGGTGCCACTGATGTGGCCGTTGAACAGATCACAGCCAACCCACCCTGCAGATTGAGGTGAACGTTCCTTTCCCCTGGTTTTGCGGGTTCCCGACCAGCTACGCCATGATCCGGTCGCCTTGGCAACACTCTCATTCCGACGCGGACCGGAGCAGTGTTGCCGTTGAAGCAACTGGCCACTCTGAGCGTGGTTGACCGCCCTTCCACCATCAACCGCGAATGGGGGCGTCGTTTACTTAAAGTGCAGGTCAATGTCCGCGACCGTGATATTGCCAGCTTTGTCGATGAAGCCCGAGCACGCATCTCAGATGAGATTGTCTTACCCGACGGCTACCTGATTGAATGGGGCGGCCAGTTCGAGAACCTTGAGTGTTCCCGGCAACGGCTGATGATTGTCGTGCCCCTCACCCTGCTGCTGATTTTCATCCTGCTCTATTTCAGCCTCAAGCGATTCAGCGATGTGCTGATTCTTTATACGGGGATTCCGCTGGCCGCTATCGGTGGTGTGATCATGCTCTATGGTCGCGGTATTCCGTTCAGTGTCAGTGCAGCCATCGGTTTCATTGCTTTGTCGGGTACTGCAGCGGTTTTGCTGCCAATGTTCTCGTTTGCTGCATCGTCCATCGTTGTTGAAAACATTGACCGCCACCATGCCCTGACAGTTGTCATCGATGGTTCTAACCACAAACAGGTACGTCTCTACGGCATTGATATTCCGGATGAAGACTAACCCACCGTTTGAAACAGCTCAGTCGTTGGCCGTTTCAGACCAAAACCATACGTCAGGATGAACAGGGATGCGCCATTGACTGTTAAAAACATGACTGTCACCAGTAAATCGTCCGACTTGAATTCCAACTTGACCATGTTATAGTAGTTATTCATTTTGACACTCACCTCCCCCCGAAATTATGAACAGTCTGAACATTTGCTACAACAGCACCAAGAGGATTGACATGGATTAGAAGAGAAAACGTTATTCCGGCAAGTTCAAAATCGAGACGTTTTTTATCCTTATATTCCGTCTCAACGTTGAGAAAGGATCTACAACTTTCTCCAACAGACTTTTCACGTGGATTCAGTCGTACGGCGAGAATACTGAAGAGGCTTTTCGGGCAAAAAGGAAAAAACTTTGAAACAGGGGAGTTTAGCTGGCTCAGAACCAAAAATCGGCAGCTTAAAGTGGAGCACGACATTAAAAAAAACGATGGCTATCTTTTCTTAAAAATCGAAGTTATTTTTTCCATTTTAAACAATACCATCAAACGAAATCTTCCCGCTAAGTTATGTGCGAGGTGTTGTTAATTTCACGTCGCGGCTACTATGCTTGGCAAAAGGTGTCATCTTTCGCTTCGCAATACACCAGTGGCGACAACACGGCTACGAAGGCAATCTATTTCAAACAAGTAACTTAACCCGGTGTTACTGTATCGGGTACCGTCATTTTTCCTAACCAACTGGAGTGAAAATGTCTCTACAGGGCAACACACCTCTGATTTTTGGAGAGGTTCTCTACGACATCTTCCCGGACCAGTCAGTTCTTGGAGGTGCTCCGTTCAATGTTTGCTGGCATTTAGCCGGATTTGGCCTTGACCCGCAATTTATCAGCCGTATCGGCACTGACACTCTTGGCGATCAGGTTGTTCAATCCATGCACGATTGGGGGCTGGCGACCCAGGGGGTACAACGAGATGACAATCATACAACCGGGCGCGTCTCTGTTTCACTACAGCAAGGCCAGCCGCAGTATCTGATCGAGGAAAACCAAGCCTACGACCATATCGCCTCGGATCAGCATTATCCTTCCTATCCGCAAACACCGCTGCTTTACCACGGCACCCTGGCCTTGCGCTCCACAACCAACAGAAACACTCTCAACCATCTTCTCTCATCCACCCAGGCACCCAGTTTTGTGGATCTCAACCTGCGTGACCCATGGTGGAACCCGGAACGGATCACGGCACTCCTTAAACGATGCTGTTGGGCCAAAATGAATGATGTTGAACTGGAGATCGTCTCGCGTGAAGCAAGGCAGTCAGACGTACCGTTACCTGAACAGATCAAAAACCTGGCCGAAACGTTCAACATCGACCATCTGTTTGTTACTTGCGGAGAAAACGGCAGTTATTGTGCCCAACAGGGCAACGTTTTTTTTCAACCCTCAGCACCGGTCGCCAATGTCGTCGACACCGTTGGTGCTGGTGATGCATTCAGTGCCGTCTGCATCATCGGCCTGCTGTTAAACTGGCCTACGCAATCAATTCTTGAGCGTGCCGGCCAATTCGCCGCGTATCTGTGCCAGCAACGCGGCGCCCTGCTTGATGACAAGCAGGTGTATCTCACTCTTTTACAGCAATGGAATGTAAACGATGACCAATAAGCGCGGTTTGTATGTTGTTCTCATCAGTATTCATGGATTGATCCGCGGCAACGATCTTGAATTGGGGCGTGATGCCGACACCGGTGGTCAGACCAAATACGTTGTCGAACTGGCTCAGGCTCTTGGCAAACATACCGACATTGAAACGGTGGAGCTGTTTACCCGGCAGATTTTCGATGAACGTGTTGCAGACGATTATCAACAAAGTGAAGAAGACCTC encodes the following:
- a CDS encoding ARMT1-like domain-containing protein; the encoded protein is MKTSHRCLPCFIEQTLSVLRMTAATPQQTETVLRQALSLLSQIDFDATPPQTARLLHALIREKLDHPDPYADEKRRYQTLALQLYPQLQQQVKESVDPLVTALKLSIAGNSIDHGVYHAMDEARALQAIDSALHLPLVGDVEWLRREINAAESILFLADNAGEIVLDRLLIEQMPLHKTTVVVRGKPIINDALYAEARQAGLTEIVRVMDNGDNTPGTDLLQCRPEVCNAFDTADLILAKGQGNYETLSDTDANIVFLLKAKCPVVAEHIGCQLNDALILPRQHC
- a CDS encoding PAS domain-containing protein, translating into MAHHPCRENDICPIGKGACPGVCIFADIFEDINLGIMVFDLEHEKIAFCNPAAEKLLTPQLNIEDYLSLKEHLFKDLADDLPLSAPVSSSFQFYNKVLGYSVYPISANRFLWVFIQDITEKIRLESISDAVNTMDNLGYVFSGIRHEIGNPINSAKMALSVLKDNFATFPMTRFSNLSTVLWTN
- a CDS encoding HAMP domain-containing sensor histidine kinase gives rise to the protein MEFLLKSLRNINMYETPDLSHINLSHFLDNFISLAWSDFSDKGICINTDFHLKAKWAYVDPRPLQQVLLNIFTNAADALENREPKTIELCTRLNHGFIWIHITDSGCGIAEKELNNLFKPFFTLKPQGTGLGLVICRKMLARMNCTIEITSEENIGTTVSISIPEGCSDTLLG
- a CDS encoding sigma-54 dependent transcriptional regulator; protein product: MTPCSAKKNLLIIDDDELFCDAVKIGLHSADLAIHVAHKGQDGLAFCKKNHVDIILLDQKLPDGEGRNFCPQLLQVNDQVKIIFITAYPSFDNAVRGIQVGAHDYLSKPFELEELRLTIDQMFHTQKLERNVALQHYKRHREHSDTVLISHGGLNDTQDVVHRAAQSQAPVIITGETGTGKNVVAKYIHFHSQRSDNGFLNINCAALPENLIEAELFGTTKGAFTGATETRKGIFEIADGGTLLLDEIGEMPLHLQTKLLSVLEEGQIRKLGSHSVKPVDVRIIAATNRDLEQAVKENRFREDLYFRLNVLRIHVPPLRQRQQDIPDLCRHFLQKIPDATHMVLPEQELDQLSHYHWPGNVRELKNIIERAVIFQRQGTIYPSQLLQTTQESSAPSSAAVYLPLEDVTRHHILQVLDAHQGNQTQTATVLGISLSTLKRRLKQYDTRSI
- a CDS encoding response regulator, with product MKQILIVDDEKKFLLSLTEGLKSRLNDVKVFTAHNGKEALEVLKSTTVDLLVTDLKMPIMDGFELLAIMSTHFASTPVIVMTAFGTPHIEKHIRQFGSV
- a CDS encoding DUF4388 domain-containing protein, which produces MANKIRQTLADKAQGFVQGITLPTFAQLMELEKKSCTLRIKQGDKIGQLYFHQGDLIDATCNGQNGGEAAYAIFSWKDVVIEMQPADHQRHHCITTKLSHLLLDALRQEDEKKTPQDEQTNDSVALDPCGPQPDTIPGNQPDTNTPTKEINIMTVQEKLKEFNQVEGFAGVGVFTPSGESLALLTSEAKGNMKEIGVLANNLLMTAQKATMEMGIGLGQLVHIESEHAHIFACCFNEGSDPLKSQPGKAHIHLVLVLSSDSGVGMAKLKIEKLTKVIAEDFRI
- a CDS encoding arylesterase; amino-acid sequence: MKRHTVTWLLGVVMTLSLLSGCHRSHLSEVSPDGVIVAFGDSLTVGVGANRSDSYPSVLQQLTGREVINAGISGETTDEGAKRLPKVLADTEPELLILLEGGNDILRNHNLTQTRNYLATMIEYAQNQGVQVVLIAVPEKNLFSEQAPLYRELAEKYQVVLIDDMISDLLRTPSYKSDTIHLNARGYRVMAEEIYSVLEREGAF
- a CDS encoding IS1595 family transposase, whose product is MKMNRIQFQAGLSLNEFLSKFGTEEQCQSALEKARWPNGFVCPICHSESYCKVKHGRVKIFQCNCCHKQVTLTGGTIFHSTKLPLTIWFQALFFLTQTKTSLSTLELMRRIGVCYRTAWRLKHKLMLMLMQVMHERESTTKLADRVEIDDAYLGGERTGGKVGRGSENKIPFIAAIETNSQGHPKRAVFTPVKTFSRAEIKVWAQQFLNVSATVVSDGLACFRAVETVGCRHRPEIVGSQRKSTQMGCFHWVNTILGNLKTSIDGNYHGFKFGKYAHRYLSEVQYRFNRRFDLASILPRLLFAGCQTSPRSERWLRLADD
- a CDS encoding thermonuclease family protein, with translation MILILVVIAAVWLPMFSFAASSIVVENIDRHHTLTVVIDGFHHKQVRLYGIDIPDEDQPFGVAATHRLKQLTRQPFQLKTIRQDEQGRAIALLTLTSGHSINGQMVAQGYAWVDNKQYRKEICSEWVDAQIDAKQKKIGLWSQHNPLPPWQWRKKQH
- a CDS encoding carbohydrate kinase translates to MSLQGNTPLIFGEVLYDIFPDQSVLGGAPFNVCWHLAGFGLDPQFISRIGTDTLGDQVVQSMHDWGLATQGVQRDDNHTTGRVSVSLQQGQPQYLIEENQAYDHIASDQHYPSYPQTPLLYHGTLALRSTTNRNTLNHLLSSTQAPSFVDLNLRDPWWNPERITALLKRCCWAKMNDVELEIVSREARQSDVPLPEQIKNLAETFNIDHLFVTCGENGSYCAQQGNVFFQPSAPVANVVDTVGAGDAFSAVCIIGLLLNWPTQSILERAGQFAAYLCQQRGALLDDKQVYLTLLQQWNVNDDQ